Genomic window (Polaribacter batillariae):
GTTTTTGCAGCCAAATAATTTCCTAAAGCATTTACCAAATACCATATTCCAAACATCATTCCTATTTTTTTTGCGGGAACTAATTTAGAAACATAAGAAAGACCAACTGGAGAGACACATAGCTCTCCCATTGTGTGAAATAAATATGCCAAAACTAACCATATTAAACTAACAGAAGCAGTTTTTGCACCTTGAGGAATAGAACTAGCACCATAAGCTAATGCGCCAAAACCTATTCCTAACAAAATCATACCTATACCAAACTTTACAGCAGCAGAAGGGTTGAACTTACTTTCCCACCACTTAGAAAATAAAGGAGCTAGAAAAATTATAAATAACGAATTCAAAATTAAAAACCAAGAAGCTTCAATTTCTGCATTTTGTTGTGGAATTATTACACTTAATTTCCAGATAACAATTGCCCAAATACTTAAAAAACTTATTCCTAGAACAGTATTAGAGAGTGTGATTTTTTTTAGAGTTTGTGAAAATAGTTTAAATAAAACCCAAGAAATTATAAGTAATGGCACTGTTGACACTAAAATGTCTACAATTTTAAATACCAGTGCAGCGTTGCCAGTTAATGCCCTTTGTGTATAATCTCTGGCAAAGATATTCATAGATCCACTAGCTTGCTCAAAAGCCCACCAGAAGAATACTGTAAAGAATGCTAGAATTCCTACAACAATGTATCTATGAGTTTGAATATTATCAGGTACTTTATCTGCTGTAATTTCGATTTTAGCAACAGCATCTGATAAATTTACTTTTTTGCTTGGTAAAATTCCTATATTCTCGAAAATTTCTCTACCAAACCAAAACTGTAGCGTTCCTAAAAACATAAAAACACCAGCTAAACCAAATCCCCAAGAATAACTTAAATTATTGGCTAAGAACCCACATAACAAGACTCCTAGAAATCCGCCAGCATTTACTCCCATATAAAAAATAGTAAAAGCGCCATCTTTACGTTCAGGGTATTTGTCGTACAAACCGCTAACGATAGAGGTTACATTTGGTTTAAATAATCCATTACCAATAATTAAAAGACCAATACCAATGTATAAAGTAATTTCTGTTTCCATAGACATTGCTGCATGCCCTAAAGTCATAACAAAAGCACCTAGTGCAACTGCTTTTTGGTAGCCTAAAAGTTTATCTGCAATAATACCACCAATTAAAGGGGTTAAATATACAGAGCTAGTATAAATTCCTAACAGCCCCAAAGCTCTTTCTCTGGTCCATTCCCAGCCACCATCAGAGAAAGAAGCAGTTAAAAATAACACGAAAATAGCACGCATTCCATAATAAGAAAAACGTTCCCACATTTCTGTAAAAAATAGGACAAATAGTGCAGGTTTATGCCCTAATAAACTAAACTCTTTATGTTCAATTTTTGTATTCATTTTTTAAAATTTTATGTAAGAAAAAACTCATAAAATTAAATTTATGAGTTTTTAAAATATTTTAATTAATGAACTTTACCCATTAATTTTTTCATTAAAGGAGAGAATACAATTACAATTAATCCTGCTCCTAAAGCATATTTTGCGATTAGTAAAAATCCGTCTGTGTAAATATCTAATGTGTCTAAACCACCAACATTTGCATCTGTACTTTCGACAGCTAGTTGCTTAGATATAAAGCCTACAATTTGAAATGCGTATGCAGACGATAAAAACCAAATCCCCATCATAAAAGCAACAATATTTTTCGGAGATAAATCTGTAATTTTAGACAAGCCAACAGGAGACATAAATAATTCTCCAATAGAAATGATTAAATACATCGCAATTAAATATGCAAAAGGCACCATGCCTTCTGCATTTGCGCTTCCTTTACTTATAGATAGTATATAAAAACTTAAACCTGCTAAAATTAAACCAAAACCGAATTTATAAGGTGTTCTTGGGTTCATATTCTTTTTAGTTAAATATGCCCAAAGCATAGAAATTGGAATTGCTAAAATAATAATAAACATAGAGTTTAATGAATTAGTTTGGCTCGCATTCATAAACGTTAAATCTACATTTCTCGATGCAAATAAAGTAATTACACTTCCAGATAATTCATGGAAACCCCAGAAAAGAGTCATAAAAAAAGTAATTAAAATTGCCATAATTAATTTTTTACGTTCTTCTAAAGTAACTTTAATTAAAATATTAACTAGATACACACCTATAGCAATACCTATCGCTAAAAATATAATACCCACTAAGTTTTTTTCTCCAATTAAAAAGGTGTCTTCTGAAGTTATAGATTTATATGAAGATAAGACAAAAGCAATTACAGGTACACATAATACTGCTATTATAGGAATAAGAGTTTTTTGTGGAATACCTATTATTGCTTTTTCATAAACTTCTTTGCTAGGTGGCATACCTTTGTCTCCAAAAACATGCTTTTTAATTCCACTCCAAAAGAAAATCAAACCAGCCATCATTCCTATTCCTGCCAAACCAAAACCATAATGCCAACCATATTCTGCAGCTAACCAACCACATAAAAGTGGTGCTATCCACCCACCAATATTAATTCCCATATAAAAAATGGTAAAACCAGAGTCTTTTCTAATATCACCTTCTTTATATAAAGCACCAACAAAAGTTGATATATTTGGTTTGAAGAAACCATTACCAACAATAATAAATGCCAAGGCTAAAAAGAAAGCAATGTCGTTTTCGATTGCTAGTACAAAATGACCAATTGCCATTAAAATTCCTCCTAAAAAGATGGAACTACGCATTCCTAATATTTTATCAGAAATTTGCCCGCCAATTACTGTAGAGGCATAAACCAAAGAACCATAAGAAGCATACACAGCTGCTGTTGCTGCATCTCGTTCTACAATTGCTTTAAATATTTCTTGCACCATATAAAGCGTTAACAACGCTCTCATTCCATAGAAACTAAAACGTTCCCATAATTCTGCAAAAAACAAGTAAAATAACCCTTTTGGGTGCCCAAACATTTGTGGTTCTTCTATGGTTGTACTAACTCCTTTGTCTAACATAATTATTATTTATTTCGGTTTGTTATTTTGTTTTATTCAGCAAATTTTCTTCTAAAAAGTTTGTCATTTTTGTATATAAATTCAAACGCATGTTTTTTCCTTTATAAATACCATGTGTTCTATCTGGTACAATAAATTGGTCGAATTGTTTATTGGCTTCAATTAAAGCATTTGTCATTCTATAAGAGTTTTGCACATGCACATTATCATCCCCAGTTCCATGCACTAACAAATAGTTACCTTGTAATTTATCGGCATAATTAATTGGAGAATTCTCATCGTAACCAGCCGGATTTTCTTGTGGAGTTCTTAAAAAACGCTCTGTATAAACAGTGTCGTAAAAACGCCAAGAAGTAACAGGAGCAACAGCAATTGCAGTAGTAAAAATATCGTTTCCTTTTAATAACGAATTGGTACTCATATGACCGCCAAAAGACCAACCCCAAATTCCAATATTATTTTTATCGATATAAGAACGTTCTGCTAATTTTTTTGCGGCGGCAATTTGGTCTTCGGTTTCGTATTTTACCAAATTTAAATAAGTAGATTTTTTAAAATCACTTCCTTTAAAACCAGTTCCACGTCCATCTACACAAGCCACAATCATTCCTTTTTGGGCTAGCATATTGTGCCAATAATCGTTGCTAGCATTCCAACGATTTGCCACTTGTTGCGAACCAGGACCAGAATATTGATACATTAATAATGGATATTTTTTATTTTCATCAAAATCTACAGGTTTTATCATCCACATGTTTAACTCATTTCCGTTGATTGTAATAGTAGAAAATTCTTTCGGACTCATTTTATAATCCGATAATTTCTTTTGGAGTTTATAATTCTCTTTTATAACCTTTAGCATTTCTCCTTCAGCAGTATATAAAGAATAAATTGGAGGTGTTTTTGCTGATGAGTACGTGTTTATAAAATAGTGTAAGTTGGTGCTAAAAGCAGCGCGATTTGTGCCTTCTTTTTTGCTTAAAAGTTTTTTGTTATTTCCATCTAAATCAATAGAATATATGCCTCTGTTTGTAGAGCCATTTTCTACAGATTGATAATAAATCGTTTTTTTATCTTTGTTAAAACCATAGTAATTGGTTACTTCCCATTTTCCTTTTGTGATTTGGTTGATTAACTTTCCAGAGAAATCGTAATGATAAATATGATTGAAACCACTTTTTTCGCTTGTCCAAATAAAACTATTGTCGGCTAAAAAAGTTAAATTATCATCTATATTAACGTACGCTTTATCCGTTTCATTTAAAAGCAAAGTGGCATTTCCTTTTAAGGCATTTACCTTATATAGCTTTAAATCGTTTTGATGGCGATTTAAAGTCGTAGCAACTAAAATATTTGCATCATTAGACCATTTAATTCTTGGAATATACTCATAATCTCCCAAACCAATTTTCTTTGTTTTTTTAGAAGAAAGTGTAAACATGTGTAGGGTTACCTCTGAATTTTTCTCTCCTGCTTTTGGATATTTAAAAACTTGCTGCGTTGGGTAATTTCCTGTGCCTACAATATCCATAGAAAAAGTAGGTACATTGGTTTCATCAAAACGTAAAAAAGCCAAATTTCTACTATCTTTACTCCACTCAAAAGCTCTTACAAAACCAAACTCTTCTTCGTAAACCCAATCTGTAATTCCATTAATTATACAATTCTTTTTGCCATCTTTGGTCACTTGAATTACAGCATTATTTGCGAAATCTTTAATAAAAATATTATTGTTTTTAGCGTAGGCAACTTTTTTGTTATCAGGAGAAAAAATAGGCTCTTGAATGCCTTTACCAATTAAACTTAATTTTTTTGAAGCAATATCATAGGCATAAAAAGTACCTTTAAAAGAGCGTCTAAATTTCTTTTCGAAATCGGTTCCTAAAATCAGCTTGGTTTCATCGTTATTAAAACTGTAAGAAGAAAAATCCTCTAAGTCTTGTAAATTTTTACTATTTACAATCGTTTCTACCTTCTCTAAAGTTTGGTAGCTATATTTATCTACAGTTGTTTCTTTGGTCTCTTTATCGTAATTTAAAAGCGAATAAAAATCGCCATTCATAGAATTTAAAGCATTCATTCTATCTGTAGAAAAAGTGCCATCCCAAATTTCTTCTAAGGATATTTCTTTTGTGCCTACAGCATCGTTTAAAGTGGTTGTTTCTTTCTTTTTACAGCTAGATAAAAGTAAAATAGTAACTAAAATGAATAGTTTTTTCATTACAGACATTAATATTTAATAAAAGTTTGCCAAGTTTACGGAAAAATCGGCAAAATATAGGTTAAAAAATGAGAAAAGTTGAATATTGTACGATGTTTTAGAGGATTCATTTATATTTGTTCAATATAGATTAGAGAAAGATAAATGAGCAAAAAAATATCAGGTTTTTCCAAGTTTACAAAAGCGGAAAAAATTAATTGGCTAGCAGAGAATTATTTACAGGAGAATTCCAATGCGAAATCTATTTTAGCGCAATATTGGAACGAAGAACAGCATTTACAACAACTGCACGACGATTTTATAGAAAATACCATCACAAATTTTTATTTACCATTTGGTGTGGCGCCCAATTTTGTAATTAACAATAAAACCTATGTTTTGCCAATGGTAATCGAAGAAAGTTCTGTAGTGGCTGCAGCTTCGTTAGTAGGAAAATTTTGGAGTACAAGAGGCGGTTTTAAAACGGAGGTAATTTCGACAACCAAAATAGGTCAAATCCATTTTATGTATGCTGGTAAAAAAGCCGATTTAGAAACTTATTTTAATAAAAATAAAACAGAATTATTCGCAGCAACAGCTTCCATTACTAAAAATATGGAAAAACGTGGTGGAGGCATTTTAGATATAGAATTAAAAGATAAAACCGATAAAATTCCTAACTATTATCAGCTTCATGTAACGTTTGAAACCAAAGATTCTATGGGGGCAAACTTTATAAATTCGTGTTTAGAGGCGATGGCAAATGCGTTTAAAAACGAAGAAATTGAAGTGGTTATGAGCATCCTTTCTAACTACGTTCCAGAGTGTTTGGTAAGAGCAGAAGTAAGTTGTAAAATAGAAGATTTGGGTGGAGAAAACCCTCAAAAATTTGCAGAGAAATTTTACCAAGCAGTGCAAATTGCAGAAGTAGAGCCCTATAGAGCAGTTACACACAATAAGGGAATTATGAATGGGGTAGATGCCGTAGTTTTAGCCACTGCAAACGATTTTAGAGCGGTTGAAGCTGGCGTTCATGCATATGCTGCAAGATCTGGAGAATACACAAGTTTGTCTCATTGTTCCATAGAAAACGGAATTTTTAAATTTTGGATAGAACTTCCTTTGGCTTTAGGAACCGTAGGCGGATTAACAGCCTTGCACCCGATGGCAAAACTATCGTTAGAAATGTTACAAAAACCGTCTGCAAGAGAATTAATGCAAATTATGGCTGCTGCTGGTTTGGCTCAGAATTTTGCAGCATTAAGAGCATTAACAACAAAAGGAATACAACATGGGCATATGAAAATGCACTTGCAAAATATCTTAAACCAATTAGGTGCAAATGATGCCGAAAAAGCAGCTATCGAAAAATATTTCGATACCAAAACGATATCTCATAGTGCAGTTGAAACAAAGTTTGCAGCATTAAGAGCCTCAAAAGTACATTGGGTAAATTTTTTAAATTTCGATGAATTAAAACACACACTTTCAGCTTTAAAAGCAGATGCAAAACCTCTTTTTGGAAAAATGAACGGACAACAAATGGTAGAGCATTTGGCTTTTTTAATGAAAGTTTCTAACGGAAAAGTACATGCAGACTTCTTTGTAGAGGATGAAAAATCGGCAAGAAGAAAAGCTTTTTTAGATACAGAAGGCGAATTGCAAGTTGGTTTTAAAGCGCCTATGTTGTCTGAAGAGCCAATTCCAGTAAAGTTTGCAAGTTTTGAAGAGTCGATAAATGATTTAATTTTACAAATTGAAGATTTTACGGAGCATTTTAAAACTGCTAAAATTGAAAATCATCCATTTTTTGGGGAGCTAGATTATGAATATTGGCAGAAATTTCATGTAAAGCATTTTACACATCATTTTAAACAATTTGGGTTGGTATAAGAATGTCTCCTCGAGCGCAGTCGAGAGGTTAATAATATTACGTATTTAAATTAGGTCTCGACTGCGCTCGACCAGACAATTATTTTGAAAAACTATTACTCGAACGGAAAACTTTTACTAACAGGCGAATACCTTGTTTTAGATGGTGCTAAATCGTTGGCTTTACCCACCAAATTTGGGCAAAATTTAATTGTAGAAAGCATCAAAGAACCAGAAATCATTTGGGGAAGTTTTACAAACAAAGGCAAATGTTGGTTTGAAGCAATTTTCGATTTAAAAAAGTTACGATTAACATCTGCAACTTTTAATTCTAATAAAGAAGGTAGTGCAGATACAATTGCAGAAACGTTGTTAGATATTTTAAAGGAAGCCAAAAAAATGAACCCTAATTTCTTAGAAACAGAAAACGGTTTTCTTGTAAAAACGGAACTTACTTTTCCAAGAGATTGGGGTTTAGGAAGCTCATCAACCTTAATAAATTCGATTGCAAATTGGGCAAAAGTAGATGCATTTCAACTATTGTGGAATTCTTTTAAAGGAAGTGGTTACGATATTGCTTGTGCACAAAATAATACGCCCATTTTTTATCAAATTAAAAGAGATTTCTCAACGCAGCCTGTATTGAGCGAAGTCGAAATGCTCGAAATGACACCGAAAGTAGAACAAGTTGAATTTAATCCCAGCTTTAAAGAAAATTTGTTTTTTGTGTATTTGAATCAGAAACAAGATTCTAAAGAAGGGATTGCAAAATTTAGAGAAAGGGGTAATAATTTTAATAAAGAAATAGAAAGAATTTCTACAATTTCTGATGAATTTTTAACTGCAAAAACGATTTCAGAATTTAACAATTTAATTGTTGAACACGAACAAATTATCAGTTCAATCATCAAATTACAACCTGTAAAAGAAAAATTATTTCCAGATTATTTTGGAGAAATTAAAAGTTTGGGAGCTTGGGGTGGCGATTTTGTATTAGCTACAGGAAACTCAACAACACCAGCTTATTTTAAAAATAAAGGGTTTGAAACATTTTTTTCGTATTCAGAAATGATTTTATAAAAGATTTTTTAGGTCTCGACTGCGTTCGACCTGACAATTAACTTACTAAATGTTTCCTCGAGCGCAGTCGAGAGGTTTTATGCAGAAAATGAATAAAATAATAATTATTGGAGGTGGAGCCGCAGGATATTTTACAGCGATAAACGCGAAAGAAAATAACCCTAATTTAGACATTACAATTCTAGAAAAAGGAAAAAATGTTTTACAGAAAGTTAAAATTTCTGGAGGTGGAAGGTGTAATGTTACTCATGCTTGTTTTGAACCCAAAGAATTGGTAAAATTTTACCCACGAGGAGAAAAAGAACTGTTAGGTCCTTTTCATCAATTTATGACGGGAGATACTTTTGAATGGTTTGATAGTAGAGGAGTTCCATTAAAAATAGAAGGCGATAATCGTGTTTTTCCAGAAGCAAATACAAGTAAAGCAATTATAGATTGTTTTCAAAAAGCTGTTGATAAGTTAGGTATTAAAGTGTTCACAAACCATGGTGTAAATTCTATTTATCCACAAGATAATCAATGGGTTATTAACACAAAAGAACAAGTGTTTAAAGCCGATAAAGTGGTTGTTGCTGCAGGAAGTTCTAAAAAAATGTGGCAATTATGCGAAAACTTAGAGCATTCTATTATTGAGCCTGTTCCGTCTTTGTTTACCTTTAATATCAACGATAAAAGAATTGTAGATTTATTAGGTATTTCTGTTCCAAATGCAACTGTAAATATCGTAGGCACAAAATTAGAAGCTTCAGGACCTTTGTTAATTACACATTGGGGCATGAGTGGACCAGCCGTTTTAAAACTCTCTGCTTTTGGCGCAAGAATTTTGGCGGATAAAAAGTACCAATATAATATTGAAGTAAATTGGCTTTCAAGACCTACTGATAAAATTTTAAATATTTTATTGAATTTGAAAAAGAAAGAACCTCGAAAAACAGTAATATTAAAATCGCCTTTTGCGGAAATTTCTAAAAGATTGTGGGAACGTTTTGTAAAGTTTTCAGATATTGATGCAAACCAGAATTGGGCAGATTTAAATTCTCGTCAATTAGAAAATTTGGCAAATCAATTAACAAAGGGAGTGTACAATGCGAATGGTAGAACTACGTTTAAAGATGAATTTGTAACTGCTGGCGGAATCGATTTAAAAGAAATTAATTTTAAGCGTTTTGAAAGTAAAAAACACAAAAACCTATTTTTCGTAGGCGAAGTTTTAAATATTGATGCTGTTACTGGTGGTTTCAACTTCCAAAATGCATGGACAGGTGGTTTTATCTGTGCAAAAGCTTTGGCTGAAAATTAAAAAATAATATTGTCTTTTCGAATGAAATGAAACGGAATTGAGAAATCTAAAAATTATTTTTTTTTATATTAGATTTCTCTATAAAGTCGAAATGACATGCAATAATAAAGTTGAAAATAAAAAACTAAAACCCATTTTTATGGCACTAACAGAATCCAATAATTTTCCAATAGGAACAAAAGCACCCGATTTTACTTTACGAAATACAGTAAACAATAAAATGGTTTCTTTAACCGAGGCAAAAGGCGAAAAAGGAACCGTAATTATGTTTATTTGCAATCATTGTCCGTTTGTAATTCACTTAAATAATGAGTTGGTAAGAATGGCGAATGAATATCAAAAAAAAGGTATTGGTTTTATCGCAATAAGCTCTAATGAGATAGAAAATTACCCACAAGATGCGCCAAAATACATGAAGCAAGTTGCCCAAAAGTTAAACTATCCTTTTCCGTATTTGTTTGATGAAACTCAAGAAGTAGCAAAAAATTACGATGCTGCTTGTACACCCGATTTTTATGTGTTTGATGAAAACCTACAATCTGTTTATCATGGACAATTAGACAATTCCAGGCCCAATAATGGAGTGCCATTAACAGGAAAAGATATAAGAAATGCTTTAGATAATTTATTGCAAAATAAACCTGTTTTAGAAAACCAAAAACCAAGCGTTGGTTGCGGTATTAAGTGGAAATGATGTATATGGAAAGTTGCAGGTTTGCGTGTGAGAATTTTTCGAAGGAAAGTAAAATATAAGACTTTTTCTTGTTTGAAGTTACTTACGATTTCATTATAAAAAAGAAACCGTAAGAAGGTTATTTTTTGTTTTCCTATTTTATAATCGAGCCTTAAAAAAGGAAAAACACCTTTTTAAGGCTCGACGAATTAGGTATTTTGTCTCTAACACTACAAGTACCTTTATTGTAGAAAACCACCATTATTTTGTATGGTGTTGGCAAATGTTTTTATTAAAAACTGTATCCTAAAGTAAATCCTAAATGGGGAAGGAACCCAATATCGCCCAAGAATTCGATATCAGAATTATCGCTATCGATGTTTAAAGTTCCTCCTCCGAATATAATTCCTATTGTTAGCTGAGAATCTAAAACCCATTGATATCCAGTAGCAAGACCAAAGGAAGAAATGTTCGTTTTTACATCATTATCGTTTTTAGTATTTATACTGTTATAATATGGTCCTATGTGCCATCCTTCCATTAAATCTTTATTTGAAGAAAAATAATACCTTCCTTCGAAATAATAACCCAAACCATCTGATTTCGAATCGACATTATTTACAGTAGTTTTGATATTAGAATAACCTAATTGTCCAATTACAGAAAAATGGTCAGAAAGAGAACGTTCGTATTGGACACCTAAATTTCCGAGAATAGCACCAGCCTTTACAATATTCTCTTGAGCTTTTAAGTTACTGAAAGCTAGTAATACTGCACATAATAAAATTGTTTTTTTAATCATTTTTTGGGTTTTTAAATTAATAATATTGTTTTTTTTGATATTTGTTAACGTTTTTGCCTATGGTTTTGTTGTGTGTTTCAATAATTAAATTTGCAAATACAAACCGAATAGAAAATTTAAAAGGATTTTTGTGAGCAGGCTCGAAAAAGTATTTAATTTTTTCGTTGTTATAAATAGTTTTACTTAAATATATAATTACCGAATATATCCGTTTCAATTCCGTTAATAATGTAAACTGCAAAATGATTATAAGTTATATTTAATTCGTTCTCTTTAACAGAATTTAATACATATTCAGTACTTCTGTTGGGTTCATTCGGGTGCTCTAAATTTAAAATTTCTTGATTTTTTTTCCAATTAAAAACACTTTTTGTTCCATCAGGGTATTCCATATAACCTGTCATATCATCGTTGAATTTAATGAACCAATTTTTTGCTAAATTATTAACATGTTGTTCAACTTCTTTGTCTGTAAAGTTGAAATTAGTTGATGGCGAACTTGTAAAATCAAAATAATTAAAACTCCATTTTTTTTGGGTCAATAGTTCTATTTCAGTTTTTGTTTTTTCGATTTGATTATCATCGGTACACATAGTAATTGTTATGCAGAAAAAGCATAATAGTAAAAGTCTAATTTTTTTCATCATAGGTTTTGTTTAAATTTTGCTGAGTAGATTTTTAGAAGCAGTCGAGAACTGGCATCGTTGCGCAATTTTTTTTATTCGTTTTCTGGTATTGATAAAGCCCAAATTCTCTTTAACGGAATTTCTGCTTTAATTTCTTCATCTAATTTGTCGTAATTTCTTAAAAATTCATCTATTATTTCTTTTTGACTCCAAAGTCGAACCTTAAAAAATTGATTTGGTCTTTCTTTTTCAACTGAACTTTTAAATCCGCTCCAAGAGACTAATAATCCTTGGTCGGCTCCAAAATTATGAATTGCTCCAATTAATTGGTCTAAGGTTGGTCGATCAATTGGAGAATCACTTGATTTAACTTGAACGCATAATCTTGGTTGTCCGAAACCCATTGGTTGAGGAGCTGCCAAAATATCAATTCCTTTATCTGCTCCTTCTGGTGAATGATATGTTGTATAACCTTTTGCTTGTAAAATAGATTGGATTAAGAACTCCATTCTGTGACCTTTAAACTTACGAATGATAAGTTTTGCTATTTGGTCGTTGGCAAATTCTTCAAGGTCAATTTGCGAAGAATCTATTGCTGTATCATCCTCCATCATTTCATTTTGATGAGTTAATATGTCAGAATGTTTAGAACTCCAATTATTTTTAGACATAAATTTAATACGCTCTTCAGCATTATTTCGCTTTATTTGGCAGACAGTCATAAATGCTCCAAATGAATAGAGTAAATCTTGGTCGAATTTTGAACGAGGAATGTCTTTAGCAAACCAATTAACTTTCCTTGAGTGAAAAAAGGGGTTGTTGGCATTTGGGTGATATTCATATTCTCCAAAAATTTTTCCGATGTGAATAGCAGATTTAAGTTTGCTTGGCAGTATTATCCAATCTCCTTTTTTTATTCTGTGAGCAATCGGATATATCTGACCAAGTCAATTTCTGACAGTATTTCGTTTAGCGTCAGAGTAGAGATTCAGTAAATAGTCGAGTAATTCTTGTCTATCAGATAGTTTTGATAAATCTATATTGAGCTCATCCCACGTCAAGTAAATTTTTTCATCATTCAAAAACTTATTTTCATATTCTCCTGATTTTCCTGCTCTGAAAAGCCAAATTGCCATATTTTATGTTTTTTATTGGTCGTTTTAACGACTTATACATTAACAAATTTAGTTGAAAATAATTAAATACAAACTAAATTATTCTGCTAAAACTCTCTTTTATACTTTGTAACTTTGTAATTCTGAAACTACAAAAAATGAACATAGAAAACGCACAAAAACAGGTAGATGATTGGATTAAAAATCACGGAGTTCGTTATTTTAACGAATTAACCAACATGGCACAATTAACGGAAGAAGTTGGTGAAGTGGCAAGAATTATTGCAAGACGTTATGGAGAACAAAGTGAAAAAGAATCGGATAAAAATAAAGATTTAGGCGAAGAATTGGCAGATGTTTTATTCGTTGTTTTATGTTTGGCAAATCAAACAGGAATCGATTTGCAAGATGCTTTTGAGAAGAAGTTAAACATTAAAACAAAACGTGATCACAATCGCCATCACAACAACCAAAAATTAAAATAAAATGACTTTTTTAGAAAAAATAAAACAGCCCCTTTTTTGGACGAATTTTGCCAAAGTTGCCATTCCTTTTTTTATTTTAGTAACCTTAATTTCACTATTTATGAATAGCTGGCGAGATATTTTTGCGGGTAATTTTACAAAAGTAAACGAAGTGAATTTTGCCAATGGAAAGTGGAAAACTTTTTGGGGGTTAAAATTGGTAATTAGTACTTTTTATGGTATTTGGGTAACGAATAAGAAAATGAAATAGGTTTTTGTTATTCCTGCGTAGGCAGGAATCTAAAAATAGTCTTTCAAAACATTCAAAAACCTTT
Coding sequences:
- a CDS encoding thioredoxin family protein; the encoded protein is MALTESNNFPIGTKAPDFTLRNTVNNKMVSLTEAKGEKGTVIMFICNHCPFVIHLNNELVRMANEYQKKGIGFIAISSNEIENYPQDAPKYMKQVAQKLNYPFPYLFDETQEVAKNYDAACTPDFYVFDENLQSVYHGQLDNSRPNNGVPLTGKDIRNALDNLLQNKPVLENQKPSVGCGIKWK
- a CDS encoding NAD(P)/FAD-dependent oxidoreductase, whose product is MNKIIIIGGGAAGYFTAINAKENNPNLDITILEKGKNVLQKVKISGGGRCNVTHACFEPKELVKFYPRGEKELLGPFHQFMTGDTFEWFDSRGVPLKIEGDNRVFPEANTSKAIIDCFQKAVDKLGIKVFTNHGVNSIYPQDNQWVINTKEQVFKADKVVVAAGSSKKMWQLCENLEHSIIEPVPSLFTFNINDKRIVDLLGISVPNATVNIVGTKLEASGPLLITHWGMSGPAVLKLSAFGARILADKKYQYNIEVNWLSRPTDKILNILLNLKKKEPRKTVILKSPFAEISKRLWERFVKFSDIDANQNWADLNSRQLENLANQLTKGVYNANGRTTFKDEFVTAGGIDLKEINFKRFESKKHKNLFFVGEVLNIDAVTGGFNFQNAWTGGFICAKALAEN
- a CDS encoding DUF3575 domain-containing protein yields the protein MIKKTILLCAVLLAFSNLKAQENIVKAGAILGNLGVQYERSLSDHFSVIGQLGYSNIKTTVNNVDSKSDGLGYYFEGRYYFSSNKDLMEGWHIGPYYNSINTKNDNDVKTNISSFGLATGYQWVLDSQLTIGIIFGGGTLNIDSDNSDIEFLGDIGFLPHLGFTLGYSF
- a CDS encoding GYDIA family GHMP kinase; protein product: MKNYYSNGKLLLTGEYLVLDGAKSLALPTKFGQNLIVESIKEPEIIWGSFTNKGKCWFEAIFDLKKLRLTSATFNSNKEGSADTIAETLLDILKEAKKMNPNFLETENGFLVKTELTFPRDWGLGSSSTLINSIANWAKVDAFQLLWNSFKGSGYDIACAQNNTPIFYQIKRDFSTQPVLSEVEMLEMTPKVEQVEFNPSFKENLFFVYLNQKQDSKEGIAKFRERGNNFNKEIERISTISDEFLTAKTISEFNNLIVEHEQIISSIIKLQPVKEKLFPDYFGEIKSLGAWGGDFVLATGNSTTPAYFKNKGFETFFSYSEMIL
- a CDS encoding nucleotide pyrophosphohydrolase; this translates as MNIENAQKQVDDWIKNHGVRYFNELTNMAQLTEEVGEVARIIARRYGEQSEKESDKNKDLGEELADVLFVVLCLANQTGIDLQDAFEKKLNIKTKRDHNRHHNNQKLK
- a CDS encoding restriction endonuclease, whose product is MSKNNWSSKHSDILTHQNEMMEDDTAIDSSQIDLEEFANDQIAKLIIRKFKGHRMEFLIQSILQAKGYTTYHSPEGADKGIDILAAPQPMGFGQPRLCVQVKSSDSPIDRPTLDQLIGAIHNFGADQGLLVSWSGFKSSVEKERPNQFFKVRLWSQKEIIDEFLRNYDKLDEEIKAEIPLKRIWALSIPENE